A genomic segment from Betaproteobacteria bacterium encodes:
- a CDS encoding diguanylate cyclase, with the protein MSSGEEIAEQLRLLREGYARELPAKLALLEQTFRNRRDEGALRKLRHLAHGLAGSGATFGYPELSEAARRLEIVVDAALAAGQHLSEAQSESSADLLEALYRAARQPAVSTPSLVEPKTVQPGVARKLIYLVEDDAELAANLALQLGHFGYRVRTFATLEQLSEAVADPALAAVVMDIIFPQGELAGVEAVVDLSKAKRLVAPVVFMSVRGDLPARLAAARTGAAAYFVKPLEVDALVSALDGLTTDQPPEPYRVLIMDDIESLAQHYAYTLRSAGMLTDVATDPMQILTHLADFKPELVLMDMYMPGCTGAELAGVIRQLDYYNVIPIVFLSAEGDPGKQLAAMALGGDDFLTKPIAPEHLISAVSVRIQRYRTLHGYIERDGLTGLFNHAATKEHLAVETARAARKNHTFSFAMIDMDNFKAVNDAYGHLAGDRVLKNFAKLFRQRLRKTDIIGRMGGEEFAAILPDTRGVQAMDPLDELREAFSRVRQYADDGREFTTTFSCGIAEYRRGARADAVNALADQALYQAKQAGRNRIVIAG; encoded by the coding sequence ATGAGTTCCGGCGAAGAAATCGCTGAGCAGCTACGCCTCCTGCGGGAGGGCTACGCGCGCGAGCTCCCGGCCAAGCTGGCGCTGCTGGAGCAAACGTTTCGCAACCGCCGAGACGAGGGCGCGTTGCGGAAGCTGCGCCACCTCGCGCACGGGCTGGCCGGGTCGGGGGCCACCTTCGGCTATCCCGAGTTGTCCGAAGCGGCGCGGCGACTAGAGATTGTCGTCGACGCCGCGCTCGCGGCGGGGCAACACCTGAGCGAGGCGCAAAGCGAATCCAGTGCCGATTTGCTCGAAGCCCTTTACCGCGCTGCGCGGCAGCCCGCCGTGAGCACGCCGTCCCTGGTAGAGCCGAAGACCGTCCAGCCCGGCGTTGCAAGAAAGCTTATCTATCTTGTAGAGGACGACGCTGAGTTGGCCGCTAACCTGGCGTTGCAGCTCGGCCACTTCGGCTACCGGGTCAGGACTTTCGCAACGCTCGAACAGCTCTCCGAAGCCGTGGCCGACCCGGCGCTGGCCGCCGTCGTCATGGACATCATCTTTCCCCAGGGTGAACTGGCCGGAGTGGAAGCCGTCGTGGATCTCTCCAAGGCCAAGCGCCTCGTGGCGCCCGTTGTCTTCATGTCCGTTCGCGGCGACCTGCCCGCCCGGCTCGCCGCCGCTCGCACGGGAGCTGCCGCCTACTTCGTGAAACCGCTGGAGGTCGACGCCCTGGTCAGTGCGCTCGACGGCCTGACCACGGACCAGCCGCCTGAGCCCTATCGGGTGCTGATCATGGACGACATCGAATCCCTGGCCCAGCACTACGCCTACACTTTGCGATCGGCGGGAATGCTTACCGACGTGGCCACCGACCCGATGCAGATCCTCACCCATTTGGCCGACTTCAAGCCCGAACTCGTGCTCATGGACATGTACATGCCGGGCTGCACCGGGGCGGAACTCGCCGGCGTGATCCGCCAACTGGATTATTATAATGTGATACCCATCGTGTTCCTGTCCGCGGAAGGCGATCCCGGCAAGCAGTTGGCGGCAATGGCACTGGGGGGCGACGACTTCCTCACCAAACCCATCGCGCCGGAACATCTGATTTCCGCGGTATCGGTGCGGATTCAGCGCTACCGCACCTTGCACGGCTACATCGAGCGCGACGGCCTCACGGGCTTGTTCAACCACGCCGCCACCAAGGAACACCTGGCCGTGGAGACCGCAAGGGCGGCGCGGAAGAACCATACCTTTTCTTTCGCCATGATCGACATGGACAACTTCAAAGCGGTCAACGACGCCTACGGCCATCTTGCCGGGGACCGGGTGTTAAAAAACTTCGCCAAGCTCTTCAGGCAGCGCCTGCGCAAGACCGATATCATCGGACGCATGGGCGGCGAGGAATTCGCCGCGATCCTGCCGGACACTCGAGGGGTGCAAGCAATGGATCCGTTGGACGAACTGCGGGAGGCCTTCTCGCGTGTGCGACAGTACGCTGACGATGGCCGCGAGTTCACCACCACTTTTAGCTGCGGGATCGCGGAATACCGCAGAGGAGCGCGCGCCGACGCGGTCAACGCCCTGGCAGACCAAGCCCTCTACCAAGCCAAGCAGGCTGGTCGCAATCGCATCGTGATTGCGGGTTGA
- a CDS encoding methyltransferase domain-containing protein — protein MSDNHHVLAFYSRHPISRDQILAQLGARRGHLDGLTPEDLFAYDQDHYGGLSVVDALAERALIGSGSQVADFCAGLAGPARYLAHKYGAIVTCIELNPHRAPGAADLTRRVGLAQRVRIVRGDVMRVPLAAQTMDAVISQEALLHVPDKRVALSEAYRVLKRGGHLAFTDWAEHRRLDKTDSESMWRGIAAQSVQSFVSYPQMLREIGFRNVTVEDLTADWGRVLEERFAMYRKLREETMRLGTPAGDEEFYRSYARLVALVQEGTLGGGRFTAEK, from the coding sequence ATGTCCGACAACCATCATGTCCTGGCGTTTTACAGCCGCCATCCGATTTCCCGAGACCAGATTCTCGCGCAGCTCGGCGCCCGGCGCGGCCATCTCGACGGACTCACGCCGGAGGATTTGTTTGCCTATGACCAGGACCACTACGGCGGGCTGTCGGTCGTGGATGCGCTGGCTGAACGCGCGCTCATCGGCAGCGGCAGCCAGGTCGCGGATTTCTGCGCGGGCCTGGCCGGTCCGGCGCGCTATCTCGCCCACAAGTACGGCGCCATCGTCACCTGCATCGAACTCAATCCGCATCGTGCGCCGGGCGCGGCGGATCTCACGCGACGGGTCGGTCTCGCGCAGCGCGTGCGCATCGTGCGCGGTGACGTCATGCGCGTGCCGCTGGCCGCGCAAACCATGGATGCCGTCATCAGCCAGGAAGCGCTGCTGCACGTACCGGACAAACGCGTTGCGCTGTCGGAAGCCTACCGCGTGCTCAAGCGCGGCGGACACCTTGCTTTCACCGACTGGGCGGAGCACCGGCGGTTGGATAAAACGGACTCCGAGTCGATGTGGCGCGGCATCGCCGCGCAGTCCGTGCAGAGCTTCGTCAGCTATCCGCAGATGCTGCGCGAGATCGGCTTTCGCAATGTAACCGTCGAGGACCTGACCGCGGACTGGGGAAGAGTCCTCGAAGAGCGTTTTGCGATGTATCGCAAACTGCGCGAAGAAACCATGCGGCTTGGCACGCCGGCCGGCGACGAGGAGTTTTACCGCTCCTATGCCCGCCTGGTCGCGCTGGTACAGGAGGGCACGCTCGGCGGCGGGCGTTTCACGGCCGAGAAATGA
- a CDS encoding fumarylacetoacetate hydrolase family protein has protein sequence MRLCTIKRDGREQAAVVTSSGIVPVAAINTQLRKSWPDDLHALILQGIDWRILSDAEQTLAKLDPAAVQYGPLYRHPRKILGIGLNYRDHAADLNAPYPTEPASFMKCDNTIIGPGEAIELPPQSERVTAEAEIGVIIGRLCRSVSEQQAPDYIAGYCLILDMTAEDILQKNPRFLTRSKNFDTFFSFGPELITPDEVPDVLKVKVGTYNNGKLHRENIVANMAFPPYYLVSFHSHVATMYPGDIISTGTPGAVVIRDGDLAECRIDGLGRLSNPVRKR, from the coding sequence GTGCGTTTATGCACCATCAAAAGGGACGGGCGGGAGCAGGCCGCAGTGGTCACTTCGTCGGGCATCGTTCCGGTCGCAGCGATCAACACCCAGTTGCGCAAATCCTGGCCGGACGATTTGCATGCACTGATCCTGCAGGGCATCGACTGGCGCATCCTGAGCGATGCCGAGCAGACGCTGGCGAAGCTCGATCCGGCTGCCGTGCAATACGGCCCTTTGTACCGGCACCCGCGCAAGATACTCGGCATCGGCCTGAACTATCGCGACCATGCGGCCGACCTGAACGCGCCGTATCCGACCGAGCCGGCCTCGTTCATGAAGTGCGACAACACCATCATCGGTCCCGGAGAGGCCATCGAGCTGCCGCCGCAATCCGAGCGGGTGACCGCCGAGGCCGAAATCGGCGTGATCATCGGCCGACTCTGCCGCAGCGTATCCGAGCAGCAGGCGCCTGACTACATTGCCGGCTACTGCCTGATCCTGGACATGACTGCGGAAGACATCCTGCAGAAGAATCCGCGATTTCTCACGCGCTCCAAGAATTTCGACACTTTTTTCTCGTTTGGCCCGGAACTGATCACGCCTGACGAAGTGCCGGACGTGCTTAAGGTGAAGGTGGGCACGTACAACAACGGCAAGCTGCATCGCGAGAACATCGTCGCGAACATGGCCTTCCCGCCCTACTACCTGGTCTCATTCCACTCGCACGTCGCGACCATGTATCCCGGCGACATCATCAGCACCGGTACCCCCGGCGCGGTCGTGATCCGCGACGGCGATCTGGCTGAATGTCGTATCGACGGACTCGGGAGGCTGTCCAATCCAGTCAGAAAGCGGTGA
- a CDS encoding branched-chain amino acid ABC transporter substrate-binding protein: MLQLGVGAFAADTIKIGFMDPLSGPFANVGEHGAREALLAIEGVNAAGGVLGGAKFDLVTFDTKSSPQEALISLKQMTDQGLRYFFMGNGSNVAIALSDAVSKHNARNPDQSILFLNYGAVDPSLTNDKCSFWHFRFDADTDMKMQALTNYVSGQKQIKKVYLINQDYAFGQGVSRAAKAMLAQKRPDVEIVGDDLHPIGKVKDFAPYVSKIKASGADSVITGNWGVDLSLLVKAAKESGLKADLFTYYSGIVGGPTAIGQAGEDIRQVSMWHTNYGGKDSDALTEAYRKRFPDVKDDFFFLSLKNGVEMLAKAMNQAKSTDPAKVAKALEGMKHQGITGEVEMRADNHQLVQPLFISSFVKAGSKGVKYDVERTGMGFKTEGRIEAKDTALPTTCKMERP, encoded by the coding sequence ATGTTGCAGTTGGGCGTTGGTGCCTTTGCTGCAGACACGATCAAAATCGGCTTCATGGACCCGTTGTCCGGGCCGTTCGCGAACGTCGGCGAGCACGGCGCCCGTGAAGCATTGCTGGCGATCGAAGGTGTCAACGCCGCTGGCGGCGTGCTTGGCGGCGCCAAGTTCGATCTGGTGACGTTCGACACCAAAAGCAGCCCCCAGGAAGCGCTGATTTCGCTGAAGCAGATGACCGACCAGGGACTGCGCTACTTCTTCATGGGCAACGGCTCCAATGTGGCAATCGCCCTGTCAGACGCCGTGAGCAAACACAATGCTCGCAACCCCGACCAGTCGATCCTGTTCCTGAACTACGGCGCGGTCGATCCGAGCCTGACCAACGACAAGTGCAGTTTCTGGCATTTCCGTTTCGATGCGGACACGGACATGAAGATGCAGGCCCTGACCAACTACGTCTCCGGGCAGAAGCAGATCAAGAAGGTCTACCTGATCAACCAGGACTATGCTTTCGGCCAGGGCGTTTCCAGGGCCGCCAAGGCGATGCTGGCGCAGAAGCGCCCTGACGTCGAAATCGTCGGCGACGACCTGCACCCAATCGGCAAGGTGAAGGACTTCGCGCCCTATGTTTCGAAGATCAAGGCCTCCGGCGCGGACAGCGTCATCACCGGAAACTGGGGGGTCGACCTGTCGCTGCTGGTCAAGGCCGCCAAGGAGTCTGGCCTGAAGGCGGATTTGTTTACGTATTATTCCGGCATCGTCGGCGGCCCGACGGCCATCGGCCAGGCCGGCGAGGATATCCGCCAGGTCAGCATGTGGCACACCAACTATGGCGGCAAGGACTCGGATGCGCTGACCGAGGCCTACCGCAAGCGTTTCCCGGATGTGAAAGACGACTTCTTCTTCCTTTCGCTGAAGAACGGCGTCGAGATGCTGGCCAAAGCGATGAATCAGGCCAAGTCGACTGATCCCGCGAAAGTGGCCAAGGCGCTTGAAGGCATGAAGCACCAGGGCATCACCGGCGAAGTCGAGATGCGCGCCGACAACCACCAGCTGGTCCAGCCGCTGTTCATCTCCAGCTTCGTGAAGGCGGGCAGCAAGGGCGTGAAGTACGACGTCGAACGCACCGGGATGGGATTCAAGACCGAGGGCCGCATCGAGGCAAAAGACACCGCATTGCCGACCACCTGCAAGATGGAGCGGCCGTAA
- a CDS encoding bifunctional (p)ppGpp synthetase/guanosine-3',5'-bis(diphosphate) 3'-pyrophosphohydrolase, with amino-acid sequence MSEAELLFKNAAGYLKPEDIVQLQSAYEFSETAHEGQFRKSGDPYISHPIAVAQILAQWHLDAQALTAALLHDVMEDTAVTKNEISEKFGKHVADLVDGVSKLDRIEFQTQEEAQAENFRKMLLAMARDVRVILIKLADRLHNMRTLTVMHPKKRARIARETLEIYAPIAHRLGLNELYQELQELAFRHLYPNRFNVLSKALLRARGNRREVVDKILDALKQKLADNHLEATVSGREKNLYSIYNKMHEKTLSFAEVFDIYGFRVIVKDTAACYLALGALHQLYKPIAGKFKDYIAIPKANGYQSLHTTLFGPFGTPIEVQIRTLVMHKIAEAGVASHWLYKENDAQINELHMKTHQWLQSLLEMQSESGDSIEFLEHLKVDLFPDEVYVFTPKGKILSLPHGSTCVDFAYAVHTDIGNRCVAAKINHELVPLRSELKNGDRVEIITAAHAKPNPAWLSYVVSGKARSHIRHFLKTMQYEESSQLGERLLNQALAALKTDPDKVGDAQWEKLLKENSAKSRQEVLADIGLGKQLAIVIARELLSIAEPKGSKGEKLPGSLVIRGSEGMALQFAKCCHPIPGDPIIGFLKKGHGLVVHTHDCPVARKTRGDPEKWLNVEWAPDTKKLFSVNIKMVVSNHRGVLAKVAAMISETDSNIDNVSLEQGDSSAYTIIHFTLQVHDRQHLARVMRSLRRVPEVIRIWRLKG; translated from the coding sequence ATGTCCGAAGCCGAGCTTCTGTTCAAGAACGCAGCCGGCTACCTCAAGCCGGAGGATATCGTACAGCTTCAAAGCGCGTATGAGTTCAGCGAAACCGCGCACGAAGGTCAGTTCCGCAAGTCCGGCGATCCCTATATTTCCCATCCGATCGCCGTCGCCCAGATCCTCGCGCAATGGCATCTCGACGCACAGGCGCTGACCGCAGCCCTGCTCCATGACGTGATGGAGGACACCGCAGTGACCAAGAACGAGATCAGCGAGAAATTCGGCAAGCACGTGGCCGACCTCGTCGATGGCGTCTCCAAGTTGGACCGCATCGAGTTCCAGACGCAGGAAGAAGCCCAGGCGGAGAACTTCCGCAAGATGCTGCTGGCGATGGCGCGCGACGTGCGCGTGATTCTGATCAAGCTGGCCGACCGCCTGCACAACATGCGCACGCTGACGGTCATGCATCCGAAGAAGCGGGCACGCATCGCACGCGAGACACTCGAGATCTACGCGCCCATCGCCCACCGGCTGGGATTGAACGAGCTCTACCAGGAATTGCAGGAGCTTGCGTTCCGCCATCTTTATCCGAACCGTTTCAACGTGCTGTCCAAGGCGCTGCTGCGGGCGCGCGGCAACCGGCGCGAGGTGGTGGACAAGATTCTCGACGCACTCAAGCAGAAGCTGGCCGACAACCACCTGGAAGCCACCGTCAGCGGGCGGGAGAAGAACCTCTACAGCATCTACAACAAGATGCACGAAAAGACCCTGTCGTTTGCCGAGGTGTTCGACATCTACGGGTTTCGCGTCATCGTCAAGGACACGGCGGCCTGCTATCTGGCGCTAGGTGCCCTGCATCAGCTGTACAAACCCATCGCCGGCAAATTCAAGGATTACATCGCCATCCCGAAGGCCAACGGCTACCAGTCGCTGCACACCACGCTGTTCGGGCCGTTCGGCACGCCGATCGAGGTACAGATACGCACGCTGGTGATGCACAAGATCGCCGAGGCCGGCGTGGCGTCGCATTGGCTGTACAAGGAGAACGACGCCCAGATCAATGAGTTGCACATGAAAACGCACCAGTGGCTGCAAAGCCTGCTGGAAATGCAGTCCGAATCGGGCGACTCGATCGAGTTCCTGGAGCACCTGAAAGTCGATCTGTTTCCGGACGAAGTCTATGTGTTCACGCCCAAGGGCAAGATCCTGTCGCTGCCGCACGGCTCGACCTGCGTCGATTTCGCCTACGCGGTGCACACCGACATCGGCAACCGTTGCGTGGCAGCCAAGATCAATCACGAACTGGTGCCTCTGCGCTCGGAGCTGAAGAATGGCGATCGCGTGGAGATCATCACTGCCGCGCACGCCAAGCCCAACCCCGCCTGGCTCAGTTACGTGGTCAGCGGCAAGGCGCGCTCGCACATCCGACATTTCCTCAAGACCATGCAGTACGAGGAATCCTCGCAGCTCGGTGAGCGGTTGCTGAACCAGGCGCTGGCCGCGCTGAAGACCGACCCGGACAAGGTCGGAGATGCGCAATGGGAAAAGCTGCTCAAGGAGAACAGCGCGAAGTCGCGCCAGGAGGTGCTCGCCGACATCGGGCTCGGCAAGCAGCTGGCGATCGTAATCGCGCGAGAATTGCTGTCGATCGCCGAACCGAAGGGGAGCAAGGGAGAAAAGCTTCCCGGCAGTCTGGTCATCCGCGGTTCCGAAGGCATGGCCCTGCAATTTGCCAAATGCTGCCATCCGATTCCGGGCGATCCGATCATCGGTTTCCTGAAGAAAGGCCACGGCCTGGTCGTGCATACGCACGACTGTCCGGTGGCGCGCAAGACGCGCGGCGACCCGGAAAAATGGCTGAACGTGGAATGGGCGCCGGATACCAAGAAGCTGTTCTCGGTCAACATCAAGATGGTGGTGTCCAATCATCGCGGCGTGCTGGCAAAAGTCGCGGCGATGATCAGCGAGACCGATTCGAATATCGACAACGTCAGCCTGGAACAGGGCGATTCCAGCGCCTACACCATCATCCATTTCACATTGCAGGTGCATGACCGCCAGCATCTCGCGCGCGTCATGCGCAGCCTGCGGCGGGTGCCCGAGGTCATCCGCATCTGGCGGCTGAAAGGTTGA
- a CDS encoding DNA-directed RNA polymerase subunit omega, translated as MARITVEDCLKHIPNRFELTLAATYRARQLATGASPLVDTNKDKPTVIALREIASQKVGTDILKTKV; from the coding sequence ATGGCGCGCATAACCGTAGAAGACTGCCTGAAACATATTCCGAATCGTTTCGAGCTCACACTCGCTGCGACGTACCGCGCACGACAGCTTGCCACCGGCGCGTCTCCGTTGGTGGATACCAACAAGGACAAACCCACCGTTATCGCTCTACGCGAAATCGCGTCCCAGAAAGTCGGGACCGATATCCTCAAGACCAAGGTCTGA
- the gmk gene encoding guanylate kinase, whose protein sequence is MTGNVFIICAPSGAGKTSLVAELLRRDRSTLLSVSHTTRTPRPGEQDGRDYHFVSRPTFEAMIERGEFLESADVHGNLYGTSQGWIDRQRAHDVDIVLEIDWQGAQQVRKLIADAIGIFVLPPSLASLRRRLNDRGQDSNAVIERRLQAAQGEIAHLAEFDYVIINNNFDDAVEDLVSIVRAARLRIASQVSRHSDLINSLK, encoded by the coding sequence ATGACAGGCAACGTATTCATCATTTGCGCGCCGTCCGGGGCCGGCAAGACTTCGCTGGTCGCCGAACTGCTCAGGCGCGACCGCAGTACGCTGCTCTCGGTGTCACATACCACGCGCACGCCGCGCCCTGGTGAACAGGATGGCCGCGACTATCACTTCGTGTCGAGGCCGACGTTCGAGGCAATGATCGAACGCGGCGAATTCCTGGAAAGCGCCGACGTGCACGGCAACCTCTATGGCACGTCGCAGGGCTGGATCGACCGCCAGCGCGCCCATGATGTCGATATCGTGCTGGAAATCGACTGGCAGGGCGCACAACAGGTGCGCAAGCTGATTGCGGACGCCATCGGCATCTTCGTCCTGCCGCCTTCGCTGGCGTCATTGCGGCGGCGGTTAAACGACCGTGGACAGGACAGCAACGCGGTGATCGAGCGCCGGCTGCAGGCCGCCCAGGGGGAGATCGCGCATCTGGCCGAATTCGACTATGTTATTATCAACAATAATTTCGATGATGCCGTCGAAGACTTGGTGAGCATCGTGCGGGCGGCCCGATTGCGGATCGCCTCACAAGTATCCCGCCACAGCGATTTGATCAACAGCCTGAAATGA